In a genomic window of Polycladomyces abyssicola:
- a CDS encoding class I SAM-dependent methyltransferase has translation MAATRSVRQWTGGGMGNARIEGVESRIEIIDADLRSLPLADGSVDVLVSNLVLHNIKGNEARERVVRELVRVLKPGGRIVLCDIGRTGEYLSVLQASGMEAERSGLYFWIYPPVRVVRGVKWSA, from the coding sequence GTGGCGGCAACAAGATCAGTCAGGCAATGGACCGGAGGCGGTATGGGAAATGCACGGATCGAAGGAGTTGAATCCCGGATCGAGATCATCGATGCGGATCTCCGTTCTCTCCCGCTGGCGGATGGATCGGTGGATGTGCTAGTTTCCAATCTGGTCTTGCACAACATCAAGGGAAATGAAGCGCGAGAGCGGGTTGTGCGCGAATTGGTCCGCGTCCTCAAACCGGGTGGTCGAATCGTTCTGTGCGATATCGGTCGAACAGGTGAATACTTGTCCGTATTACAAGCATCTGGCATGGAAGCAGAACGGTCCGGGCTGTATTTCTGGATATACCCTCCGGTGAGGGTGGTGCGGGGAGTGAAATGGAGCGCATGA
- a CDS encoding PGPGW domain-containing protein, producing the protein MNANVKRILLTIGGWFFLFLGVLGLFLPVLQGVLFLLIGLYMLSYTSPWARRLLVKLRARYPKLAERIDRFKKTRKIQQLFRP; encoded by the coding sequence ATGAACGCAAATGTCAAACGGATCTTGCTGACAATCGGCGGCTGGTTCTTCCTGTTTCTAGGTGTACTCGGCCTCTTTTTGCCCGTGTTGCAGGGTGTGCTGTTTCTGCTGATCGGTTTGTATATGCTGTCCTACACTTCGCCATGGGCCCGCCGTTTATTAGTGAAACTGCGCGCCCGTTATCCCAAGCTGGCGGAGCGGATCGACCGATTCAAAAAGACACGGAAAATCCAACAGCTGTTCCGACCGTAA
- a CDS encoding O-methyltransferase, which produces MNKREAYVQQLFVKEDEVLRSIEPGLFERGMPKISVSPNVGKTLHMLVRITGARRVLEIGTLGGYSTIWLSRALPKDGRLVSLELSADHAAFARENVERAGLADRVEISVGNAKESLQQLADEGETFDFFLIDADKESYLTYWEWAIRLARPGAVITADNALFHDLIFEENVQDERARAILRFNEAVSQDDRVEAMLLPFGDGLLVAQVKD; this is translated from the coding sequence GTGAATAAACGGGAAGCGTATGTGCAACAGCTGTTTGTCAAGGAAGACGAGGTGCTCCGTTCGATCGAACCAGGTCTGTTTGAGAGAGGCATGCCGAAGATCTCGGTGTCTCCCAACGTGGGCAAAACCTTGCATATGCTGGTCCGAATCACGGGTGCCCGAAGGGTGTTGGAAATCGGGACGCTGGGTGGGTACAGTACCATTTGGCTCTCCCGCGCTCTGCCGAAAGACGGTCGTCTGGTATCGTTGGAATTGAGTGCTGATCACGCGGCGTTTGCCCGTGAAAATGTGGAACGTGCAGGGTTGGCCGATCGGGTGGAAATCAGTGTCGGGAATGCCAAGGAAAGCTTGCAGCAGTTGGCTGATGAGGGGGAAACCTTTGACTTCTTCCTGATCGATGCGGACAAGGAAAGTTACTTGACCTATTGGGAATGGGCGATTCGGCTGGCTCGCCCCGGTGCGGTGATCACGGCGGACAACGCCTTGTTTCATGACCTCATTTTCGAAGAAAATGTCCAGGACGAGCGTGCCCGTGCCATCCTTCGCTTCAATGAGGCTGTTTCGCAGGATGATCGGGTAGAAGCGATGTTGTTGCCCTTCGGTGATGGTTTGTTGGTGGCGCAGGTCAAGGACTGA
- a CDS encoding GNAT family N-acetyltransferase, with protein MQRVFHFSPVTYSQLLERICGQRSDSRSLMFMVEIREDGGWKPIGACVFRDFDAVSRSVIIGFTIGEKSYWGKGYGTRALRVFVDLLFQRYNLHRIQLDTFDENGRAIRCYEKCGFVREGVLR; from the coding sequence GTGCAACGGGTTTTTCATTTTTCGCCTGTCACGTATTCGCAATTGTTGGAACGCATCTGCGGGCAGCGCTCGGACAGCCGCAGTCTGATGTTCATGGTGGAGATCAGGGAAGATGGGGGATGGAAACCGATCGGTGCCTGTGTATTTCGCGATTTTGACGCGGTATCCCGTTCGGTGATCATCGGTTTTACCATCGGGGAAAAGTCGTATTGGGGCAAAGGGTACGGCACACGGGCGCTGAGGGTGTTTGTGGACCTGCTGTTTCAGCGGTACAATCTGCATCGCATTCAGCTGGACACGTTCGACGAAAACGGACGAGCGATCCGTTGTTACGAAAAATGCGGATTTGTTCGAGAAGGCGTTTTGCGATAG
- a CDS encoding peptide ABC transporter substrate-binding protein, with protein sequence MGCNGRLLLILVLVISLLAVGCQGGAVEGTGEKILKQNSASGEPSSLDPAKAFDEDSMDVVGSLFEGLMRLNAQHQPEPAVAEKVDVSPDGRTYTFHLREAHWSNGEKLTAHDFEYAWKRVLNPQTASEAAFLLYFIENAEAYNTGKATADQVGVKATDDRTLVVKLKQPTPFFKQLTCYPVYSPVYKKGLEKNPNLYNEASGYVSNGPFKMKTWKHDQKIEVVKNEHYRLADQVKLDGISWTMVTEQKTAYQMYQSGQLDMLSRKSVPSDILAGLIKKGEAKVKAGSGLEFFRFNVTKPPFNNAKIRKAFALAVDRTAIVKQVVQGNEMPAGAFVSPGTLTQKGDFRKAASQFVPLTAQPAQAKQLLQEGMKEEGWKTLPPVTLLYSNNEKNKAVAEALQAMFKQNLGVDVQLQSQETKVFLSNQKAKNYQLSRSSFLPDYNDPYNYLESFQTDHSMNRTGWSNPQYDALVKKAFAEPDETKRLEYLHQAEKILFDEMPIFPLYYYNQVHVQKDYVKNIIRHPVGPSDYRFTVLDK encoded by the coding sequence ATGGGGTGTAATGGGAGACTGCTGCTCATACTCGTTCTCGTGATCAGTTTGTTGGCTGTCGGGTGTCAGGGTGGCGCGGTGGAAGGGACCGGAGAGAAAATTTTAAAGCAGAACAGTGCTTCGGGAGAACCCTCTTCGCTCGATCCGGCAAAAGCATTTGATGAAGACTCCATGGATGTGGTTGGTTCACTGTTTGAAGGATTGATGCGGCTCAACGCCCAACATCAGCCGGAACCTGCCGTAGCCGAAAAAGTGGACGTATCGCCGGATGGACGGACGTATACGTTCCATCTGAGGGAGGCCCACTGGTCCAACGGGGAGAAATTGACCGCCCACGATTTTGAATACGCTTGGAAACGGGTACTCAATCCTCAGACTGCTTCGGAGGCTGCATTTTTGCTATATTTCATCGAAAACGCCGAAGCATACAACACCGGGAAAGCGACAGCCGATCAAGTCGGGGTGAAAGCGACGGACGATCGTACGCTGGTGGTCAAACTGAAGCAACCAACGCCATTTTTCAAGCAGTTGACCTGCTATCCGGTGTATTCGCCCGTCTACAAAAAAGGGTTGGAAAAAAACCCGAACCTTTACAACGAAGCGTCAGGCTATGTCAGCAACGGTCCGTTCAAAATGAAAACGTGGAAACACGACCAAAAGATCGAGGTCGTGAAAAACGAACATTACCGTCTGGCAGATCAGGTAAAGCTGGACGGCATTTCATGGACGATGGTGACTGAGCAGAAAACGGCCTATCAAATGTATCAATCGGGTCAATTGGACATGTTGAGCCGAAAGTCGGTGCCTTCCGACATCTTGGCCGGATTGATCAAAAAAGGGGAGGCCAAAGTCAAGGCTGGATCGGGCCTGGAGTTTTTCCGGTTTAATGTCACCAAACCTCCGTTCAACAATGCGAAGATCCGTAAAGCATTCGCTCTGGCTGTGGATCGGACCGCAATTGTGAAACAAGTGGTTCAGGGGAATGAAATGCCGGCAGGTGCGTTCGTCTCACCGGGAACTTTGACTCAAAAAGGTGATTTTCGCAAAGCGGCATCACAATTTGTACCGCTGACGGCCCAACCCGCGCAGGCCAAACAATTGTTGCAAGAGGGGATGAAGGAGGAAGGTTGGAAAACGCTGCCTCCCGTCACTTTGCTTTACAGCAACAACGAGAAAAACAAGGCCGTTGCGGAAGCGCTGCAGGCGATGTTCAAACAAAACCTGGGCGTGGATGTTCAGTTGCAAAGCCAGGAAACCAAAGTGTTTTTGTCCAACCAGAAGGCGAAGAATTACCAATTGTCCCGCTCCAGCTTTTTGCCTGATTACAACGACCCGTACAACTATCTGGAAAGTTTTCAAACTGATCATTCGATGAACCGGACAGGATGGAGCAACCCGCAATATGATGCCTTGGTGAAAAAGGCTTTCGCTGAACCTGATGAAACCAAGCGGCTTGAATACCTCCATCAGGCGGAAAAGATTTTGTTCGACGAAATGCCGATCTTCCCGTTGTACTATTACAATCAGGTACACGTACAAAAAGACTACGTGAAAAACATCATCCGCCATCCGGTCGGGCCCAGTGATTATCGGTTCACGGTGTTGGACAAATAA
- a CDS encoding NlpC/P60 family protein gives MTIAYVRVPVANVWKDPDRPRENDGVFLERHPSVSNWLSRLDEEKDGRLGLVGRLETQLLLGEPVWVKEEINGWAHVFIPGQPHHEEQRGYPGWVPAHHLAYHPDFHHAWESHPFAIVTALKTGLLIDGAQRTVEIGWLTRLPFIGEANGDAIVMTPTGIPGRVPAEHVHVGRTLPVAAADRRIETARRFLGLPYLWGGTSVYGMDCSGFVYRVFEACGIRIPRDAHVQAAFGQRIERDSLEPADLVFFAYEQGKGRIHHVGMYVGDDHFIHAPRTGLPVQVQSLSQDAPYAEEFCFGRRYDGSEFPASIPLTADMVGEET, from the coding sequence ATGACGATCGCCTATGTCCGTGTTCCGGTCGCCAATGTATGGAAAGATCCGGATCGACCACGGGAAAATGATGGCGTATTCTTGGAAAGACATCCAAGCGTTTCTAACTGGTTGTCCCGACTGGATGAGGAGAAAGATGGGCGGTTGGGGTTGGTCGGTCGCTTGGAAACCCAACTGCTGCTGGGAGAACCGGTATGGGTGAAGGAAGAAATCAACGGCTGGGCGCACGTATTTATTCCCGGCCAACCGCATCACGAAGAACAACGGGGTTACCCCGGCTGGGTTCCCGCTCATCATCTCGCTTATCATCCGGATTTCCACCATGCTTGGGAGAGCCACCCATTTGCAATCGTAACGGCTCTGAAAACCGGTCTGTTAATCGACGGCGCCCAGCGGACGGTGGAAATCGGGTGGCTGACTCGCTTGCCCTTTATCGGGGAAGCCAATGGTGACGCCATTGTCATGACCCCGACCGGCATACCGGGACGGGTTCCGGCTGAACACGTTCACGTCGGACGCACACTACCGGTCGCCGCAGCGGATCGACGCATCGAGACGGCCCGCCGTTTTTTGGGACTCCCTTATCTGTGGGGTGGCACTTCCGTTTATGGAATGGACTGCTCGGGGTTCGTCTACCGTGTGTTTGAAGCCTGTGGCATTCGCATTCCCCGTGATGCTCATGTTCAAGCCGCATTCGGCCAGCGCATCGAGCGGGACTCATTGGAACCGGCCGATCTGGTCTTTTTCGCGTACGAGCAGGGTAAAGGTCGGATTCATCATGTAGGGATGTATGTGGGTGACGACCATTTCATCCATGCCCCGCGTACGGGATTGCCCGTACAGGTGCAATCGCTCAGCCAAGACGCCCCGTATGCGGAGGAATTTTGTTTTGGCCGGCGGTATGACGGCTCCGAGTTCCCGGCCTCAATTCCCCTCACGGCGGATATGGTCGGCGAGGAGACGTAA
- the dacB gene encoding D-alanyl-D-alanine carboxypeptidase/D-alanyl-D-alanine-endopeptidase, with translation MHTWRDRLDSLWKHWKSESGEKGAQIGCALFSLTRKEIYGHRDEEWMIPASNNKLWTSAVALERLGAEYRWHTLLEWTEDRWLIVGGGDPVFGQRQAEDLLAEIKKHGVRCMPGRIDWDDSAFPTRRWGTGWARDDLSEGYAAPVHAFNMELNRFSWMADPKEPAPRLRLPPSYETLPVYWRSHLSWTEEEESDVRMMRAERSNRFRIEGVLSRQDPQVTGAVWSPPHFFVERLRWFAKEQGLTVPETWTGRRRRKSGDPIRKAGVDSPPLKECLPLVNADSENLVAEILLHSIGRESSGKDYVEQGIQKVEQTLRRWGLEPPASYVDGSGLSMYNRSSPRQLCELLRFMVDHPAFSVFVESLAVYGQTGTLKKRNPLPPPITVRAKTGTLTGVKTLSGYLFHGRTPVYVFSLMVNGVREERSVENLQDAFLRLLADHIRREGN, from the coding sequence ATGCATACATGGCGCGATCGACTGGATTCGTTGTGGAAGCATTGGAAGTCCGAATCGGGAGAGAAGGGCGCACAAATTGGTTGTGCCCTTTTTTCGCTTACACGGAAGGAGATATACGGTCACCGGGATGAAGAATGGATGATTCCCGCGTCCAACAACAAGCTGTGGACCTCTGCCGTTGCTTTGGAGCGGTTGGGGGCGGAGTATCGTTGGCATACGCTTCTGGAATGGACGGAAGATCGTTGGTTGATCGTGGGTGGTGGTGATCCCGTGTTCGGCCAACGACAGGCGGAAGACCTGTTGGCGGAAATAAAAAAACATGGTGTTCGGTGCATGCCCGGGCGTATCGACTGGGATGACAGCGCGTTTCCGACGCGGCGGTGGGGTACCGGTTGGGCGCGGGATGATTTATCGGAAGGATATGCCGCCCCCGTCCATGCGTTCAATATGGAGCTGAACCGGTTTTCTTGGATGGCTGATCCAAAAGAACCCGCCCCCCGTCTTCGGTTGCCACCGTCGTATGAGACACTTCCTGTTTATTGGCGAAGCCATTTGTCGTGGACCGAGGAGGAAGAATCAGATGTACGGATGATGCGGGCCGAACGGTCCAACCGTTTTCGCATCGAGGGGGTGCTTTCCCGCCAAGATCCGCAGGTGACGGGAGCGGTGTGGTCGCCTCCGCACTTTTTTGTGGAGCGTTTGCGTTGGTTTGCAAAGGAACAAGGACTGACCGTCCCGGAAACATGGACCGGGCGCCGGCGGCGGAAAAGCGGTGATCCAATCCGGAAGGCGGGTGTGGACTCTCCACCGCTGAAAGAGTGCTTGCCGTTGGTGAATGCCGACAGTGAAAATTTGGTGGCGGAGATTCTCCTGCATTCGATCGGTCGCGAATCGAGTGGGAAGGACTATGTGGAGCAAGGCATTCAAAAGGTGGAACAAACGTTGCGACGCTGGGGATTGGAACCGCCCGCGTCATATGTGGACGGATCGGGTCTGTCCATGTACAACCGCAGTTCACCTCGTCAATTGTGCGAATTGCTACGCTTCATGGTCGATCATCCCGCTTTTTCCGTTTTTGTGGAAAGCTTGGCGGTTTACGGACAAACCGGTACGTTGAAAAAACGGAACCCTCTCCCGCCGCCGATCACCGTCCGCGCCAAGACGGGTACCCTTACCGGAGTCAAAACACTCTCGGGATACCTGTTTCACGGTCGGACACCCGTATATGTGTTTTCCCTGATGGTGAACGGCGTGCGGGAAGAACGGAGCGTGGAAAACCTGCAGGATGCGTTTTTACGTCTCCTCGCCGACCATATCCGCCGTGAGGGGAATTGA
- a CDS encoding DUF1499 domain-containing protein: MSFLRRMFSGVTETGERDPDPELRTRYYRAPVKEVGETLEQLPARLSSFRMVHHDRERHEIMLEYRNPLGGKHDVVVTLFAVSPVRVAVDIHAATRGKMIDLGWNKKCIQAIYQHLDDIHPRVSGA, encoded by the coding sequence ATGTCATTTTTGCGCCGAATGTTCAGCGGCGTGACAGAGACGGGGGAACGCGATCCCGACCCGGAACTGCGCACCCGGTATTATCGAGCACCCGTCAAGGAAGTGGGTGAAACACTGGAACAATTACCGGCACGGCTCTCATCGTTCCGCATGGTTCATCATGATCGGGAACGTCACGAAATCATGCTGGAATATCGCAACCCGCTGGGTGGGAAACACGACGTTGTTGTCACGCTGTTTGCGGTTTCTCCGGTCAGGGTGGCGGTAGATATCCACGCAGCTACCCGGGGTAAAATGATCGATCTGGGTTGGAACAAAAAGTGCATACAAGCCATTTATCAACACTTGGATGACATCCATCCAAGGGTATCGGGGGCATGA
- a CDS encoding DivIVA domain-containing protein, giving the protein MQRLTPMDIYKKDFKHAIRGYDIDEVNQFLDLVIKNFEELIEENERLKKELKKAQSGQLGHTTHPRLAKSEISPNDPVIQDILRRLERLEQRFLSTRA; this is encoded by the coding sequence ATGCAACGTTTGACGCCGATGGACATTTACAAAAAAGATTTCAAACATGCCATCCGAGGATATGACATAGATGAAGTCAACCAGTTTTTGGATTTGGTGATCAAGAATTTCGAAGAGTTGATCGAAGAAAACGAACGACTGAAAAAAGAGCTCAAAAAAGCCCAATCCGGGCAACTTGGTCACACGACCCATCCCCGCCTCGCCAAGTCGGAAATTTCCCCGAATGACCCCGTAATCCAAGATATCCTGCGCCGTTTGGAACGATTGGAACAACGCTTTCTCAGCACCCGGGCATAA
- a CDS encoding YhcN/YlaJ family sporulation lipoprotein — protein sequence MRLLTKWIAGTLTLALVLGMVGCATQRRPESQPNLRPRTQTQPITYRTPNAVPNVTNLRVANNAADAVTRLKEIDSAYVFLTDRTAYVAVVLEKDYRAGLTGRLKSKVTKQVKRSDPSVRTVYVSANPDFVSRMRDYARDVQQGRPIAGLIDNFRKMIQRTFPTAR from the coding sequence ATGCGGCTGTTGACCAAATGGATCGCGGGAACGCTGACGCTCGCTTTGGTCCTGGGGATGGTGGGATGCGCGACGCAACGCAGACCGGAATCCCAGCCCAATTTGCGTCCTAGGACGCAAACGCAACCGATTACCTATCGTACACCGAATGCCGTACCCAATGTCACCAATCTGCGGGTGGCCAATAATGCGGCGGATGCAGTTACTCGTCTCAAGGAGATCGATTCGGCCTACGTTTTTCTGACCGATCGCACGGCATACGTGGCGGTTGTTTTGGAAAAAGACTACCGTGCCGGTTTGACGGGTCGTTTGAAGTCCAAAGTAACCAAGCAGGTGAAAAGGAGCGATCCGAGCGTACGGACGGTCTATGTATCAGCCAATCCGGACTTTGTCTCCCGGATGCGGGATTATGCACGTGATGTCCAACAAGGACGTCCAATCGCAGGGCTGATCGACAATTTTCGGAAAATGATTCAACGCACGTTCCCGACAGCACGGTAA
- a CDS encoding zinc metallopeptidase, with protein MVTLLWILSLAALGLTFWAQFRVKGTFRKWAQEPASSGLTGAEVARRILDSNGLHDVAVEPVPGELTDHYDPIHRVVRLSEPVYYDSSIAAISVAAHECGHAIQHKEAYGALVLRHRMFPVVNFASSIAPFLLMGGIFLHMLNLFALGIVFFSAAVAFQLVTLPVEFNASSRAKQIMIRDGYIRNLEERGVSKVLNAAALTYVASALYALLELFRFVAMLVVSQNDD; from the coding sequence ATGGTGACACTGCTGTGGATCTTGTCATTGGCAGCATTGGGTTTGACATTTTGGGCTCAGTTTCGAGTGAAGGGTACATTTCGTAAATGGGCTCAGGAGCCGGCTTCATCCGGGTTGACCGGTGCCGAAGTCGCCCGGCGCATCTTGGATTCAAACGGGTTGCACGATGTGGCGGTCGAACCGGTACCTGGGGAATTGACTGACCACTACGATCCGATTCACCGAGTGGTTCGTTTGTCGGAGCCGGTTTATTACGACAGCTCGATCGCTGCGATTTCCGTCGCGGCCCATGAGTGTGGACACGCCATTCAACATAAGGAAGCATATGGTGCATTGGTATTGCGACACCGCATGTTTCCGGTCGTTAACTTCGCCTCTTCCATAGCGCCGTTCTTGCTGATGGGCGGGATTTTCCTGCATATGCTCAACCTGTTTGCGCTGGGAATCGTGTTTTTCTCCGCTGCGGTGGCGTTTCAACTGGTCACCTTGCCCGTGGAGTTTAATGCCAGCTCCCGTGCGAAACAGATCATGATTCGCGATGGATATATCCGCAATTTGGAAGAGCGAGGCGTCAGCAAAGTGCTGAATGCGGCCGCATTGACCTATGTGGCTTCGGCGCTGTACGCGCTGTTGGAACTGTTCCGGTTCGTGGCGATGTTGGTGGTTTCGCAAAACGATGATTGA
- the rodA gene encoding rod shape-determining protein RodA, with protein sequence MTHKWKRSLISLDYPLIVLVLLLAVISILSISSATYTSDSSYVSKQIGWYVLGILLMTAVLLFDYRSLAQGRFVYVLYVLGLILLMLVWVPGLGVKVKGAQEWIRIGSFQFQPSELMKIILILTIAKHLAEVKRLPLRDYKTLGKIGLLFAVPFLIILKQPDLGTALVLVGILGSMLLVGGLDWRWILTGVVIVVIVVGTVLGLYVTKSPLIHVILKPHQIERIQTFLDPASDPTGAGYQLTQSMIAVGSGQLSGKGFHNGTQAQGKWIPEPHNDFIFAVFAEEFGFIGASILLCIFIFVVYRMLRIALRCEDRFGPCIIAGIVGMLVFQVFQNIGMTIGLLPVTGLPLPFISYGGSSLLTQMVAVGLVLNVGMQQKREFLFMDR encoded by the coding sequence ATGACGCACAAATGGAAGCGATCTCTCATATCACTGGACTACCCGCTCATCGTATTGGTCCTGCTTTTGGCCGTCATTAGCATTCTCTCCATATCCAGTGCCACCTACACGTCAGACTCCTCTTATGTGAGCAAACAAATCGGGTGGTATGTACTGGGTATTCTGCTCATGACGGCCGTTCTCCTGTTTGATTACCGCAGTTTGGCGCAGGGCAGATTTGTGTACGTGTTGTATGTTTTAGGATTGATCCTGTTGATGTTGGTCTGGGTCCCCGGCTTGGGCGTCAAGGTTAAGGGAGCACAAGAATGGATTCGCATCGGTTCGTTTCAATTCCAACCGTCGGAGCTCATGAAGATCATTTTGATTCTCACCATAGCCAAACATTTGGCGGAAGTGAAGCGACTCCCCCTGCGCGATTACAAAACGCTGGGCAAAATCGGTTTGTTGTTTGCTGTGCCCTTTTTGATTATCCTGAAACAGCCCGATCTCGGAACCGCATTGGTCCTTGTGGGGATTTTGGGCAGCATGCTGCTGGTGGGCGGTCTGGATTGGCGATGGATTCTCACTGGTGTGGTAATCGTGGTCATCGTTGTCGGCACGGTATTGGGATTGTACGTTACGAAAAGTCCGTTGATCCACGTCATACTGAAACCGCACCAGATTGAACGCATCCAAACCTTTTTGGACCCGGCATCCGATCCGACCGGAGCGGGGTATCAATTGACCCAATCGATGATTGCCGTCGGTTCCGGTCAATTGTCCGGGAAAGGATTTCATAACGGAACGCAGGCGCAGGGAAAATGGATTCCCGAACCGCACAACGACTTCATCTTTGCCGTGTTTGCCGAGGAATTCGGTTTTATCGGCGCCAGTATCCTATTGTGCATCTTTATCTTTGTCGTTTACCGGATGCTCCGCATCGCTCTCCGTTGTGAGGACCGTTTTGGTCCCTGCATCATCGCTGGGATCGTCGGGATGCTGGTCTTTCAGGTGTTTCAAAATATCGGCATGACCATCGGTTTATTGCCGGTTACCGGTTTGCCCCTTCCATTCATCAGTTACGGCGGCAGCTCATTACTGACCCAGATGGTGGCGGTGGGATTGGTGTTGAATGTGGGCATGCAGCAAAAAAGAGAGTTTTTGTTCATGGATCGGTGA
- the ftsW gene encoding putative lipid II flippase FtsW, giving the protein MRRGKPDFWLILIAFILMGFGLVMVFSASYYKGLTDYGDSYYFFKRQLIWAAAGLFLFFVAANIPYTIYRRFVGTILLISILLLIAVLIPGVGVEVKGARRWIELGPMSFQPSELVKLSALIYTASIMTKKQPVMDSFKRAVLPPLIVLGLLCSLIVIEPHYSTTIIILSSCMVVIFCAGLRFRHFLLLLSTGIPVLMWVMIMEPYRIKRLTTLFNPWKNPTADGYQIIQSLYAIGPGGLSGSGLGNSIQKMAYLPEAHTDFIFAIVAEELGFIGGTLLIALFIALILRGIRISLRAPDQFGMLLGIGITSLIGIEALSNLGVVTAMLPVTGVPLPFISYGGSSLMLSMASLGILLNISRYTNIPAKQKKSRGPVSVSGS; this is encoded by the coding sequence ATGAGACGAGGGAAACCTGATTTTTGGCTGATCCTGATCGCGTTCATCCTAATGGGATTCGGCTTGGTCATGGTATTCAGCGCAAGCTACTATAAAGGATTAACCGATTATGGTGACAGTTACTATTTTTTTAAACGGCAGTTAATATGGGCAGCAGCCGGATTATTTCTCTTTTTTGTGGCGGCCAACATACCCTACACCATTTATCGACGATTTGTCGGTACGATTTTGTTGATCAGCATCCTGCTCCTGATCGCCGTGCTCATTCCCGGCGTCGGTGTCGAGGTGAAGGGAGCTCGTCGCTGGATCGAACTGGGGCCGATGAGCTTCCAACCGTCGGAGCTGGTCAAATTAAGCGCGTTGATTTATACGGCATCCATTATGACCAAGAAACAACCGGTCATGGACAGTTTCAAACGAGCTGTATTACCACCTTTGATCGTGTTGGGTCTGCTCTGCTCTCTGATCGTGATCGAACCGCACTACAGTACCACCATCATCATCCTATCCTCCTGCATGGTGGTCATCTTTTGTGCGGGATTGCGATTCCGCCACTTTTTGTTACTCTTATCGACCGGGATACCGGTCCTCATGTGGGTGATGATCATGGAGCCGTACCGAATCAAGCGGCTCACCACCCTGTTCAACCCGTGGAAAAATCCTACCGCGGACGGCTATCAGATCATTCAGTCCCTGTATGCGATCGGCCCCGGCGGATTATCTGGCTCCGGATTGGGCAACAGCATCCAAAAGATGGCCTACCTTCCGGAAGCGCACACCGATTTCATCTTCGCCATCGTGGCGGAAGAGCTAGGCTTCATCGGTGGAACGCTGCTGATCGCCCTCTTTATCGCGCTCATTTTGCGCGGGATTCGCATTTCCCTGCGGGCACCCGACCAGTTCGGCATGCTGCTCGGAATCGGCATTACCTCCCTCATCGGAATCGAAGCCTTGTCCAATCTCGGTGTCGTGACCGCGATGCTCCCGGTTACCGGTGTACCGTTGCCGTTCATCAGCTATGGCGGTTCCTCGTTAATGCTGAGCATGGCCTCTTTGGGCATCCTGCTCAACATCTCCCGTTACACCAACATACCGGCCAAACAGAAAAAATCCCGAGGACCTGTTTCCGTTTCTGGGAGTTAA